Part of the Ornithodoros turicata isolate Travis chromosome 6, ASM3712646v1, whole genome shotgun sequence genome, GAACATCTGGCTTTTAAGTGGCAGCGGAAGTGCTGCACCTCCAGCCAGCATGAAGTCTACCTAACACGCACTAGATGCCTAGTGCTACCTTCATCTGCACAGCTTAGGAGTGCATTTATCCCCAGCGTGCACACACTGCGGGCAGGACGAAATAGTAGAGCACCTCTTGCTCCTGTGTCCCCATTATCACCGCCTTCGTCAGACCTACATATATACACGCCTCTAACACGGCTGGGAGCTACTCTGTCGTTACCGGCGGTACTACCATAATGGGAGGGGGTGTAACTCTGTTGCCGCTGGCACTCTGTATTTTATGTATCAATCACTTCGTTTTTAGCTTTTTCCAAAGAGCACAAGTGAGCGCTTTCCTATACGCTTAGAATCCTAGTGTTTTTGTATGTCACGAGACCTGGTTCACCATACCCTGACCAATCTCCGTTTGCAGATCAAGGTCAATggagaggaagaaaaagaaggagaagatgatgacgatgataatgttCGAATCTTTGGATGTCGTACGATGCACACTTCTGAAAAGCGCATAGTATTTTCCAGTGCGGGCAGCCAATGTTCATGGCTTGTTGACCACGTAGCCTATTGGACTGTGCTCACCGCCTTTGCAACGTTAGTAATGGGAGCGTTCGCCCTCATTGCTATCCCGTTCCTTCCGAGTCGGCTCGACGTCTTCCCGTTCAGCGTTGGACAAGAAATCCCGGATGAAGTACAAGATAGCGATGTGATCGCATCCTCTCCGATGTCAGCATCAGGTCAAGGCTGCAGAACGCAGGCTTGCAGTCGCGAAGCCCGATCTCTTCTAAACACATTGAACAGCTCTTTCGACCCGTGCGACGACTTCTACCTGTATGTCTGTTCTAACTGGAGAAATCGCCACAGTGCATATTCTGAAGAAGCAAAGACTTCTGTCGATGACGTTCTCTTGTTCCAATACAGCGATCTGGTTGGGAACATCCTCCACAATTCACACTCAGCAATGCCAGCGGCCAAGCTAGTGTTCGATACCTGTATTCACCCGCCTAAGTCTCTGTTCCCAGCTATGAGAGACAACCTTCTGTACCTGATGCGTGTGCAGAACTGGCCGTACCTCCGCACGCACCTGTCAAAGATATCGCAAGAGGACGTATCGGCCAGAATCGGTGCGTTGTATCGTTACCTGGGCCTGGACAGTCTCTTCCACTTTTCCGTACTCGAGGGTACATCAAATTCCGTGCCTGTCATCGGCGAGCCCGACCTCCTCATCGGCAACTTTCAAGGGCCACTCAGGTCGTACGAATTTCTCACGACCGCATTTACTTCGGTGATGAATTGGATGAATAAGTTCGCTGACACAGACGTCGCTTTGTTCGAAGTCGAACTTGCGAGGAGGAAGGTCCTCGCTAGTCATTTGAACGAATGCGTTTTGAAGCGGTGCAAAAGACAGATGGCGACGGATCTTCCCGCCAATAAACTAGTCGTTTGGAAAACGATCTTGGAACGAGCGTTTGATGAACAAGTCATGCTCAAGTCCAACGGAGAGGTGAGAGTAGCTAGCCTAGATTACCTACTAAGTTTCAACGATACTCCGACGCTGCCGAGGAAGTCCGACATTTTAAACTACATCGTATTTCGTGTCGTGATGGCTCTGTCACCTTTAATACATAACAACACGCTGCGTCGGGAGCTAGCATCGTTGGCGTACGCCGCACACCCGCCGTTTGCTCCCTACCAGCCAGACGTTCACTACTGCGTTCGGTTCCTGGATAGGTTTGAACCGTACGTGCCAATGTTGCTCGCTTACGACGAGAGCGTGCTTTTAGTCGGCTACGATACCCTTCAGGGACTCCTACTGAACGACCTGAAGAACGCATTCAACGAATTTCTTTCGAGCGAGATTACCTTTTCTGGTACTTTCAAGAACGGCTTGCTCGAAAGACTGGCGAAGATAAGTTGGGAACCTGTGGTGCCGCAGGCGCTCTTCAGCAAGGAGTTTCGCAAGAGATACGTCGATAAGATGTACACTGGCAGTCCTGTTCGTCCCCTCAATGATTTTTATTTCTCCTGGCTTCAAGAAGCTGTCAGAAAGAAACACGGAACGAGAACTGGTCGGCACCCTATCACTGGCTGGAAGGGAGGGTTCCTGCGAGCTTTCCCGTCTCTGGAACCACCATTCCGACAGATGGAAATACCTCTTCCTGTTTTTGACTTCAGGCTGCCAAATGACGAATCCGTCCGACGCTTGCACGTGCCTCGCGTGGCTACTCGCATCTACCGAACCCTCTACCAGTTTGTTTACACGTGGGCGTACAACTTCTACCACAAAACGGCTGACTCAGACCCTGTCTCCACTCTAGAGAACGCAAGAGGCTGTCTGCGACTGGACTACGCGTTCCTGACGTCGCCCTTTTCTCAACTGACCCTAAATGCGGAAGCTACATCCCTGATGGACCTATTCGATTACCTGGCAATTCGGCCCGCTTTCGGGGCCTTCATGCAGTTGTCCCTGAATGGAAGTTTCTGGATTCACGAGGCGCCACTATTCAGCGCAGAGAAGTTGTTCTTCATTTACTACGCCCTGGGATACTGCGAATACAATAATCCGATGTACTTAGACAAGTCTATGAGGCAATCTCACGAGAGCCCCGCTTGGTATAAGGTGAATGGACCACTCCGGCATTTCGATGGCTTCGCGAAAGCTTTTAACTGTACCAAAGGAACGTTCATGAATCCGCTTCATAAGTGTTTGTAGTGCCTTTCTTCATAAATTTGTTTCCGTATGCGGCAAATGGGCTGAGAACCATACTGGATATTACGATATTTATGGTTAAAATACGAGTAGTAAACAGATAATTTGTACTGTTGCGTTGTTTCGAATAGTGTACGAGAGCTGACAGTGTACGGGTTGCCTTATTATCCCGACCCAGTTTGTACAACTGTGTACCACAACTTTGTACAACAGAGGGATATGTACAACGGTACATATCCCTCAGTAGAGTTGAGATCCAAGCTGATGCACTTGTCCATAGCATTTCGAAGAGTCTTTCCCCGTCAGCAACAGAGATACTTTATTTCAATGATTGTGATTGGGGTTTGGCATCGCAACTCTTACCACCTGTTTCGTCAATGCCCTAACATCTGACAAGAGCGCATCCAGCTTAGAAACAGGCTCGACCCTGGGTGGAAACACGATGGCTCCAGCCCGAAAAAGCATGTTCAGGAACCAGTTCCACAATGGGCGCAGTCTGGAAGGCTGGCtggctacactgtaaacttcTTTACACTTtcttggtgtaaatggcttgtcccatggcgcacaccttctTGGTGTTGCTTTTACACCCGAATCAAGGGTGTTGTCTAAAACACACTTTAATTAGGTGTATTCCTCataaaacactcttataatgggcgtttaaaaagGGGTTAAAAAATGGCTGGTTTAATACAAGCTCCCGTGGCAG contains:
- the LOC135398635 gene encoding membrane metallo-endopeptidase-like 1; translated protein: MGAFALIAIPFLPSRLDVFPFSVGQEIPDEVQDSDVIASSPMSASGQGCRTQACSREARSLLNTLNSSFDPCDDFYLYVCSNWRNRHSAYSEEAKTSVDDVLLFQYSDLVGNILHNSHSAMPAAKLVFDTCIHPPKSLFPAMRDNLLYLMRVQNWPYLRTHLSKISQEDVSARIGALYRYLGLDSLFHFSVLEGTSNSVPVIGEPDLLIGNFQGPLRSYEFLTTAFTSVMNWMNKFADTDVALFEVELARRKVLASHLNECVLKRCKRQMATDLPANKLVVWKTILERAFDEQVMLKSNGEVRVASLDYLLSFNDTPTLPRKSDILNYIVFRVVMALSPLIHNNTLRRELASLAYAAHPPFAPYQPDVHYCVRFLDRFEPYVPMLLAYDESVLLVGYDTLQGLLLNDLKNAFNEFLSSEITFSGTFKNGLLERLAKISWEPVVPQALFSKEFRKRYVDKMYTGSPVRPLNDFYFSWLQEAVRKKHGTRTGRHPITGWKGGFLRAFPSLEPPFRQMEIPLPVFDFRLPNDESVRRLHVPRVATRIYRTLYQFVYTWAYNFYHKTADSDPVSTLENARGCLRLDYAFLTSPFSQLTLNAEATSLMDLFDYLAIRPAFGAFMQLSLNGSFWIHEAPLFSAEKLFFIYYALGYCEYNNPMYLDKSMRQSHESPAWYKVNGPLRHFDGFAKAFNCTKGTFMNPLHKCL